The DNA segment CAATCCTATCTTAATAATAAGAATGAATTAGATTAATTGTGGTAAAGTTGTTAACATCAGAGCCATATCAAAGCAGAGGTACATCttgtacaaaaaataaatcccaattaaaaaatacagatATTGTGATGCTTCAAACTTTGTGTTGAAAACTAACTAcataattcatttcaaacaaacacagcggAAGGCCGTGTCTGCATACAGCATTTAGCTCACTGTAATGACTGTAGCTCTCCTTCTCTTTTGCCGTCGGGCTGAGAGTTCCACTTTGCTCAGAAGTGTTTGGCAAGCTATTAAGTTATTACACAGGTTTGTTTTCTACTTGACAAACTTTTAGCAACATACTTTCATACTTTTCGACTTTGGGGCTATTGCCTTTGATTCTCTGCTCTAGTTGAGATTgggggaaaaacacaagcaTGTTCATACAAAAAGCCAAATATAAGAACCTGTTTTTTGACAAAGTGGATATAATCTGATCTGCAAAACAGGATAGGGTCCAACGTACAaattttatcattttaaaatatacagaTATTTGGTATCATTTCAatttctcgttttttttaagtgcacaATGTGATCGAACGTCCATCGGATGCCGATGTTACGTGTAGTAGTCCACCTTGCTGGATATCGTCTTGCATCCTTTGACAGAGAACACGCTCTCAGTTTTTAGGTCATAGACTACGTCTCTGGCCACCTGTTCTGCCACGTTCCGGTCGGGTGGAACTCCTCTGGCTTTCATCTCGGCCAAGGCGCACTCAATGACGTGCCGGTACTCCAGAGGCAGGAAGGGGATGAAAAAGTCCACGGGGTTCTTGTCAATCAAACTTGAAAAGTAACCTGTAGGAAGAGATTAACAGCCACTTTGGTCGGAGAGGAGTCAAAGACACCAAAGAATCcagaagaaagaaacatttgtttatCTTAGACTTACTGTTCTTGTTGTTGAACACTGATGCAGAGAGCACCGTTTCCAGATCTTTTAGCTCCAGCTCTTCTCGATCTTGTCCTGCTTTCCAGAAATCTAACGCGGTCTGTATGATGCCCTCCCTTCCGGCGTTGCTAAGAAGATTAGAACATATTAGAACTTGCTTTTGATTGCAGCAGCAAACGATTGTAGAGAGAATCTCAGAAATAAAGTTTTACACGTTTCACGTTCCACAACTGGGAAGACATTGACAAAATGTCTCCTCAATAAGTGAACATAATACCACACATGTTGTAAATCATTCTTTTTAGCATGTTTATGCTTGTATATTTTACTGAGGAAAACTGTGTAAGACCTCCAGTTTTATATCTTCTGCAGCAGCGGTCACGGGCCAGTTTAATGCTAGACAAGATTTTGCAGACTTCAAGCTGTAATTAATAAACAACGAAATACGATCGGTATGAAAACGTACAAACGTGAAACGCGGAGGGAACTTGGCACATGAGGATCACCTGACTTGATGAACCCTTATCTTAAGTACTACTCCTGACGCTTCCTGTTAAATgaagctttcctttttttaagctcttcttctgtctcctcGGGGGCCTCTTCCCCTTTCCAAATGAAACTCTCcgaacatgtttgttttttgctcattttcagGAGCTTGTGGGCTAAAGTGTCTTGAAATGTGTCAAGAGAGAGAACCcgatcatttttcaaaataaaacattttttctgagagaaaagtcagaaaaaaaacgtatttattCTTTCCAAGCGGTCCGGTACCTAATGGCCCATGGACCGGTATCGGTGGTTGGGGATTACTGTTCTACGGTATAAATACAAATCCCTTAAACACCAAACTGTAACCATGCAACTAAAATCTTACATACTGGTGCAACACGTTTCCACACTGAACGCACAACTGGCactttagagtcaccaatcaacctgatccccagagcatgtctttggactgaggGAGAACTCAcacagacaacatgcagactccacacagaataCTGGAATCTGGAATACTTTCAGACTCTCACctgaggaagatgaagatggcTTTCCGATAAGAAACTCCATCCAGATTTTCGTGGTAGTCAAGGTACGGTTTTATGCTGTCAATCAAGCCAGGTTGCATCTTGTCCATCTCATCAAAGATGAACATGGAGCGTCCACAGTTGGTGACGTTGCCTTTGATCCACTGCTGTAGCTGAGACTGAGGACAAACAGCATGTCCAtatgaaaaggacaaacacaagaaGGGCAGTAACTGTAACAAGTAACTGGATTCATCATCGTACCTTGTAGGTATCCAGATGActtgaatgtgggaagtggagTTCCGAtgtaaaaacatgaacaaagctGCTGTCCATTCCCTCTTTGTAAATGTTGTCAGCAATCAGCTGACTAACAAAGTTCTTCCCGGTGCCGCTCGGTCCGTGCAGAGAGAGCACCAGGGGCTTCTTGGGGTTGTCGTTGCTCATGAATCCGGTCACAGCTTTCAGGATGATGCGTGACGCGATGTGCTGTCCGAACAGTTTGGTTTGCAGGTCGAGCTGGAGGCCTAGAGAGGACACAGCAACAAGTCAACATGCTTCATGGCTGCAAACACCTTTCTCAGCATCGCCACCAGGAAACTGTGCAGCTGAAGTGGTAACTTGCTTCATCTCATGGTCCATTTGGTTAATAAGTGACAGCTTAAACCAAAGCCACTATAATAATTAATAGCATTATATCAAATCCAATTCAATTTATATCAAAGTGATTTGCAGGCGAATGATAATATCTGGAAATTAGACAAATGCAAACACTTCAACTGTCAGGGAAATGCACAAGAAGTGGATATTTTATTTACTTACTTAAAGAGTTAAATTTTCAGTGTCAGCTAATTTAATTTTTGGCTAAAGTAAGTCACAGAGAGGCATGTTTTGGGAATTAAGAGTTTCATGTCCAGCTTAAAGTTCTGCACAGCGActttaaataaagtaataacGAAGTAAGTAAATTAACTCCACCAATGGAAGAAGACCTCCAAACATGTTACTCCACCATTCCGATTTCATGACACCTTCACTGCGCCTGGATTCTCTATGAAGGTAAACAATGGACGTTGCAGGTGTGCGTCTCTTTACCTTCTCTCACTATATCAACAAAAACTCTCTGCGAAACAACCTCCGAGCTGCACATTCTCACCTGTTGCATTGAAGACGATCGATTCCGGATCGCAACCTTTATGTCTGAAATAATCGTAGATGGTTCTTCCCAGAGCCGCGCTGATCCCGAAAAGCGATGACGTCACTGTGAACGGATCAAAGGCGCGAACCAGCACGCCGGCTGACAGAAAAACATGCAGCAACAAATGTAAACGTGCCGCGTTCATCGTGGAAATGAGATCATTCCTGCAGTGCTCTTGGTTTGATTAAACGACCACAACAAAACGAGGGACGCCTCGACAGGGAAAGTTCCTTCTTCAGAACTGCATAAACCGGTCGCGGAATAGAATGTAGCCTCTCCTCTCTAGCGCGTcagcgttgccaggcaacctcTGGATAACGACGTTGTAGttagtggccatttgtcctacAGATCTTTAAACCAAAGGGCCACTGGCTGCACCTACTGTCCGTTTTTGTTTGAGAGCGTATTGTCCAGGCCATCGGTTGCTTTTgttcacattttatttccaaagaAGGCAACAAACACAATTGGCTTGGCTGCGTTCCCATGCAGTGCTGCGTCTCACTGGTAAACAaacaggtgcatgctggtcctaccTGGTTTTCGCCCTTAAGTAACCTCCAGGTGGCCACGGTATTACCTAGTTATTAGTAATACCTAACCAAactatatttaataataaataactaatAGCTCCCACAGACATGTTCCCATCATATGAGGACTGTGATCAACTCAGAAGGCACTCGAATTTTAGTGCACCTTTATGCGgacatttacggtattaaacCTGCAATCAGAATAAAATGGAATCAATAATTCCAGACAAAGACTAATCTACACGTgtggacctctctgactactattgtacaaaaaaatgaaatagttttactgtaaaatgtttggaatttctccaaagtaaaagtcCCATATTTACATGttcaaaaatataatttctcaatatttgagctgtaataaaaaatactcttctaaataaaattaaatatttttacttaGAGCATTTTTAAGTAAAAGCATATTTGTAGGATCTAAAAGCTTACATCCCAGGATTTGAAGTCTATTGAAGCTGATTTCTTAACAATTGCTGATGTACGTGTGTTTAGGATCGCTGACATCTCTTATGCTAAAAAGGAAATATCTCTACCGTGAAAATCaaagggttttttatttttgggggagtttttcctgtgtcgaTGTGAGGGTCCTGGGACAGAGGGTGTCTCATGTGTCCAgactgtgaagccctctgaagcatatttgtaatttgcgattttgggctacacaaaagaatttaaatgaattgtggTGTTATGCAATTTTATGCTtgtgtgctctgtgtgtgtgtgtgtgtgtgtgtgtgtgtgtgtgtgtgtgcaaatgacCATAACTCTTCTGAGGGAAGTGTGAGTGAGTTATACAATAGCTTCCATACATAGATATACAGCAGTTCTGATATTTAACCATCTGCATTGTGAATGGATGAATCGCTTCATCTCAAAACCTTCAAACTCCGACCTGGAGTGAAGAATTATGGCAAAACGGCACATCAGCTCTCTGAATTGACCGGGCAGTTCTTTGAGACAACAAATTAATGTTTAGTCACCTGACCATCCAATTCACACCCAATAGGGGCTGAATGACTGTCTCTAAATGTCTGTCGCCAACAGTTAAACAGCTTCTACCGCTGAGTTTTGGAGCAATGTGGTCAAAAGAGATGTAGTAGCTCCCGAGTCTACCAAAAATGTTACTTCATGTCCGTTAACGGATATGGAAAAGTTTTGCTAAAACTTTCAATATGATACATTTGGGTCTTACTCTTTGGGTGCTTTTGGTATTGCATTTGGATCTTCTTAATTGTGTCTAGTCTCTTTATTCTGCTTCTTCTCGGGTGGCTTTTGCTCCTCTGGGGTCCGTCCATCACCACTATATCAGCTTGTGTCCTCAGCTCCTTCAGCCCTTCTCCCGGGCATGAGTTCAGTCATGTCGCAGGATAATACGTTATAATATGTCCCTCAGCAGGACAGGAGACATATGACAGTGGTTCAGTGATGACTTTTCCTCTGCAAGCATTAGGGGCTTCATGGGGTTAATAAGATGGAACCTGAATGTCGGGGTCCATTTTTCTCAGTAAGTATCTCATCAATGTGCAGCTGTTTCTTTAGATTGTCCATCAACTTTGGCTCAAAGGCATCAGAAACAGTGACGGCAAGAAAGgtcaattttttatttgttttccatcCACAATAACTTGTTCTTTCACATTCCACCTAAAGCTCGTCCACCTGCAGGGAACTACAAGCGGTTGTACAGATAATAACAactttattttgtggttttaaatcctgccagatttgagaaaatattTCCCAACAACTCCcacatgctttaaaaaaaaaagctttaattaaGCGTCACCGTCTTGGACCCAGAACCAAGGTCCAACCCAACAATTCTGCCACATACTGCATGTCTAATAAGAGATCCTCATCCCGAACAAATGTAATAATGCTTATTACACatttgaaaatgctccaaacGGAACTCAAACAAGAAGTAAAAGAATTAGAAAATATCATATGTAAAATTTGCCCCCAAATTGTCCACACGGTGCAAAGAAACCAAGACAGGAAACAAGGAGCCAATTCCACCCTGATTACGGCCAAATAAGTATACCATAAACCTTTGACGTTTTctattaaaaaatgcattttttttcccagtgTTTTGCACAAAGACTGTCCCCACACTGGGCCATAGCCTATATGTTTTtttatctccatgttttatagggaTGGATACCCTGGAAgtgctttttttcatttattcttggatactgatatttacacatGAGACCAAACTCACACGTGTTCCCCGTTTTGCTGACAGCAAGCATTTTCCACAGACTGTGGGGTGGCATAAAATTATCATTTTAGAATGTGCATGCATGCCTTTTTTGGAGCAAAGGGCCAACGTAAAGCTACATTTGAAATCAAAGTAAATGGATACCACCATTCAGATGTACGTAAtcatttgatttttgttttttaaagtcgACAATCTGATCGAACGCGGCGTCCATCGGATGACAACGTTATGTGTAGTAGTCCAACTTGCTGGATATCGTCTTGCAGCCTTTGACAGAGAACACTCTCTCGGTTTTGGGTAAATAGGATACATCTTTGGCCATCTGTTCTGCCACTTTCTGGTCGGGTGGAACTCCTCTGGCTTTCATCTCGGCCATGACGCACTGGACGACGTGCCGGTACTCCAGAGGCAGGAAGGGGACGAAGAAGTCCACCAGGTTCTTATCGATCAAACTCGTATGCCACAAACCACCTGTAGGAAGAGATGAACAGACACTTTGGTCGGACAGGAGTCAATGTGCTTTTTCTAATCAAATATAGTTTCTGACGGGAGACACCAGAGAAACATTTGTTCATCTTTGACTTACTGTTCTTGTTGTTGAACACTGATACAGAGAGCACTGTTTCCAGATCTTTTAGCTCCAGCTCTTCTCGATCTCGTCCTGCTGTCCAGAAATCTAACGCGGTTTGTGTAATTTCTTTCCTTCCAGCGTTGCTAGGAAGAAGATTTGAGTTACTGTTAAGTTTAGtttaacacaaaatatatactcATGTCACTGCTCTGTCGAGTTTTTCGATAATAGAAATGCATTAACTGTAACCATGCAACTCAAATGTACACATGCACAACAGATGTTTTTCCTTATTCACAACAACTGCAAAGATCTCAACAAAATGTCTCCTTAATAAGTGAACATAATACCAAATCTATTGTCAATCATTTAATATCATTCATTTTAGCACCTTtatgcaaatacattttactgTTTAACCGAGAAACTGAAGAAAACTCTACTTAAGACCTCCAGTTTTCTACCAACACTTCTCGTGTTGTTGTAGTACTTGCTGTTATAATGAATCTATAAACAGAGAGTGGTACACTTTTGTTCCTGCTATTGATATCTTCTTTGgtatgaattaaaatgtttgtctgGAATACTTTCAGATTCTCACctgaggaagatgaagatggcTTTCCGATAAGAAACTCCATCCAGCTTTCCGTAGTAGTCAAGGTACGGTTTTATGCTGTCAATCAAGCCAGGTTGCATCTTGTCCATCTCATCAAAGATGAACATGGAGCGTCCACAGTTGGTGACGTTGCCTTTGATCCACTGCTGTAGCTGAGACTGAGGACAAACAGCATGTCCAtatgaaaaggacaaacacaagaaGGGCAGTAACTGTAACAAGTAACTGGATTCATCATCGTACCTTGTAGGTATCCAGATGActtgaatgtgggaagtggagTTCCGAtgtaaaaacatgaacaaagctGCTGTCCATTCCCTCTTTGTAAATGTTGTCAGCAATCAGCTCACTAACTAAGTTCTTCCCGGTGCCGCTCGGTCCGTGCAGAGAGAGCACCAGGGGCTTCTTGGGGTTGTCGTTGCTCATGAATCCTTTCACAGATTTCAGGATGACGCGTGACGCGATTTGCTGTCCGAACAGTTTGGTTTGCAGGTCGAGCTGGAGGCCTAGAGAGGACACAGCAACAAGTCAACATGCTTCATGGCTGCAAACACCTTTCTCAGTGTCAGGGATTAcgggaggtaggactcagacgcagagttcaaaacaaaagggactttaattgtcaaaaaggttaaagcaaaaggccaaggggcaaaaacacacaggaaccaggggaaaaacgggaGACAGGAAACTATGAAACTCCGCgacgaaagacaaggacatgcgtggccaaagacaatgacgcgaccagtgacaacagacacacacggcttaaatacactagggaggtgcaggtgattggacacaggtggaaactattagacgatcacaggggatgacgggacaaggcaggaagtgaagttacccggggacacgagtggcagaaaactacaaaatacaacatgaagtgaaccacaccgtgacaaatggtcattttctcataaataAGTCACATAGAGGCATTTGTGAGTGATAATTGAGAGATTCGTGTCCGGCTAAAAGTTCTGCACAGTaacttaaaataaagtaaaagcgaAGTAAGTAAATTAACTCAATGGAAGGAGACCTAAAACAACCTCCGAGCTGCATTCTCACCTGTTGCATTGAAGACGATCCAATCCGGATCGCAACCTTCATGTCTGAAATAATTGTAA comes from the Gasterosteus aculeatus chromosome 14, fGasAcu3.hap1.1, whole genome shotgun sequence genome and includes:
- the LOC120831674 gene encoding torsin-1A → MNAARLHLLLHVFLSAGVLVRAFDPFTVTSSLFGISAALGRTIYDYFRHKGCDPESIVFNATGLQLDLQTKLFGQHIASRIILKAVTGFMSNDNPKKPLVLSLHGPSGTGKNFVSQLIADNIYKEGMDSSFVHVFTSELHFPHSSHLDTYKSQLQQWIKGNVTNCGRSMFIFDEMDKMQPGLIDSIKPYLDYHENLDGVSYRKAIFIFLSNAGREGIIQTALDFWKAGQDREELELKDLETVLSASVFNNKNSYFSSLIDKNPVDFFIPFLPLEYRHVIECALAEMKARGVPPDRNVAEQVARDVVYDLKTESVFSVKGCKTISSKVDYYT
- the LOC144388310 gene encoding torsin-1A-like — protein: MNAARLHLLLHVFLSAGVLVHTFDPFSYFYNYFRHEGCDPDWIVFNATGLQLDLQTKLFGQQIASRVILKSVKGFMSNDNPKKPLVLSLHGPSGTGKNLVSELIADNIYKEGMDSSFVHVFTSELHFPHSSHLDTYKSQLQQWIKGNVTNCGRSMFIFDEMDKMQPGLIDSIKPYLDYYGKLDGVSYRKAIFIFLSNAGRKEITQTALDFWTAGRDREELELKDLETVLSVSVFNNKNSGLWHTSLIDKNLVDFFVPFLPLEYRHVVQCVMAEMKARGVPPDQKVAEQMAKDVSYLPKTERVFSVKGCKTISSKLDYYT